The following are from one region of the Paraglaciecola sp. L1A13 genome:
- a CDS encoding autotransporter assembly complex family protein, translated as MNACRSQSYRNTEVTLFILRTLIYFALMALTVPSAFAISVDIEGADDSSLKDNIDVYIGIIGAPVNCELTQNYRQTVKEAVNKAAQAVGYYQLETLKMSLSKDKECSELYLTVQAGSRVKIGKRRIELVGTEKPDDVLQGIVDKAQLKEGTYLEQGQYEGLKSKLLSMAQVRGYFDAKFTVQEIRIDFDTYSASVDLQFSAGKRYGFGKLIIPEDDKAQLLIKEVSNFKEGDPYDADKLAIFNQNLKLTGYFQQVVARPLVSKADGLNVPIQLITSAKPKDTFNIGGGASTDTGPRLRFKWQRPWVNGQGHSLAAEMFISQPEQNASIKYKVPLEDPLNNYLSYQAGVKAENDNDTQSEALTLAVQRHWGSQQSDWQRIGFLRLEQEKFTQGTDDQQTTTLLLPGVTLSRRRARGGLDINWGDKQQYTLEGATQEVVSDIDLVRISLQSKWLRSYGKHRVFVRAELGAIATNDFSQVPSSLRYFAGGDQSVRGFALNTLSPEEDDELTGGQYLNVASAEYSYPVSQDWRMAVFTDIGNASDKPFKDLATGIGLGASWSSPVGPIRFYFARGNSVEETTWRFHFSMGPVL; from the coding sequence ATGAATGCTTGTCGTTCCCAAAGCTATCGAAATACCGAGGTTACTTTGTTTATTCTGCGGACTCTTATTTATTTTGCGCTTATGGCGTTAACTGTACCTAGCGCATTTGCGATATCGGTTGATATCGAAGGTGCCGACGATAGTAGTCTTAAAGATAATATTGACGTCTATATTGGTATTATTGGTGCGCCAGTTAATTGTGAGCTGACTCAAAACTACCGCCAAACGGTTAAAGAAGCTGTTAACAAAGCGGCACAAGCGGTGGGTTATTATCAACTCGAAACCTTAAAAATGAGCTTATCTAAAGACAAAGAATGCAGTGAGTTATATCTTACTGTACAAGCAGGCTCGCGGGTTAAAATAGGCAAACGGCGAATTGAATTAGTTGGCACTGAAAAACCAGACGATGTTTTACAAGGGATTGTGGATAAAGCCCAACTCAAAGAGGGAACTTACTTGGAGCAAGGCCAATATGAAGGTCTTAAAAGTAAGCTGTTATCCATGGCCCAAGTACGGGGCTATTTTGACGCTAAATTTACCGTCCAAGAAATTCGTATCGATTTTGACACTTACTCAGCCAGCGTAGATCTGCAGTTTTCTGCGGGTAAGAGATACGGCTTCGGTAAACTTATTATTCCAGAAGATGATAAAGCTCAACTGCTTATTAAAGAAGTCTCTAACTTTAAAGAAGGCGACCCTTATGATGCAGATAAGCTGGCTATATTTAACCAAAACCTGAAGTTAACTGGTTATTTTCAACAAGTAGTTGCCCGACCGCTTGTTAGTAAAGCGGATGGGCTTAATGTACCCATTCAATTGATTACCAGTGCAAAACCCAAAGATACATTCAATATTGGTGGCGGGGCATCGACGGACACTGGCCCGCGTTTGCGTTTTAAGTGGCAACGACCCTGGGTCAATGGCCAAGGTCATAGCTTGGCGGCTGAAATGTTTATTTCTCAACCTGAGCAAAATGCCAGCATCAAGTACAAAGTGCCACTGGAAGACCCACTAAATAATTACCTTAGCTATCAAGCTGGGGTGAAGGCTGAAAACGACAATGATACGCAAAGTGAAGCTTTAACGTTGGCCGTTCAGCGTCACTGGGGATCACAGCAGAGTGATTGGCAACGTATCGGTTTTTTACGCTTAGAACAGGAAAAGTTTACTCAAGGAACCGACGACCAGCAGACAACCACACTACTGTTGCCTGGCGTTACCCTGAGTCGCCGCCGAGCCCGTGGTGGTCTTGATATCAACTGGGGAGATAAGCAGCAATACACGCTTGAAGGAGCCACTCAAGAAGTGGTTTCAGATATCGACTTAGTGCGTATTTCTTTGCAATCTAAATGGTTACGTTCGTACGGTAAGCACAGGGTATTTGTGCGCGCCGAGCTTGGGGCTATTGCCACCAATGACTTTTCTCAGGTTCCCTCAAGCTTACGCTACTTCGCAGGGGGCGATCAAAGTGTGCGAGGTTTTGCGTTGAATACCTTGTCGCCTGAGGAAGATGATGAATTGACGGGCGGCCAGTACCTGAATGTAGCGAGTGCAGAATACTCCTATCCCGTATCTCAAGACTGGCGTATGGCGGTGTTTACCGATATTGGTAATGCCAGTGATAAACCCTTTAAAGATTTAGCCACCGGTATTGGCCTTGGTGCAAGTTGGTCATCTCCAGTAGGGCCTATTCGCTTCTATTTTGCTCGAGGCAACAGTGTGGAAGAAACTACTTGGCGCTTTCACTTTTCAATGGGACCCGTTTTATGA